A section of the Malania oleifera isolate guangnan ecotype guangnan chromosome 2, ASM2987363v1, whole genome shotgun sequence genome encodes:
- the LOC131149383 gene encoding pathogenesis-related genes transcriptional activator PTI6-like gives MFTFSPPCSPTTPFTTSSSPTAHPHHDHYSSSPPSLPLLAVAGCTSTTTTATTVPPAHKVLRIILTDFDATDSSSDDDEQPPSPPPPDRQLYPGSIRKVKKHVTQIYFPAPPNLQRGHPRNPIRSRSLLPLPSPDHIHGTDDDDEFLDRSISRRRRDDQESIRFRGVRRRPWRRCAAEIRDPVRRKRVWLGTYDTTDEAANVYDGAAFQLKGPNAVTNFPHYYYCCYEPHVVVETAVEGDDAHKSMQLEEEEAAAASCSPTSVLPNEEEVVVGTSFDFDDEEEDEYLSSSSNYWMRAMGVDAFGFEIVHEDDHVQVSAAPDHHRDWVSSEKYLREEDLLLGDFDLDQFSSVLVSTGS, from the coding sequence ATGTTCACCTTCTCCCCGCCATGTTCACCTACAACCCCCTTTACTACTAGTTCTTCTCCTACTGCTCACCCCCACCACGATCACTACTCCTCCTCTCCGCCCTCACTACCGCTACTGGCAGTAGCTGGCTGTACCAGTACCACTACTACTGCTACAACAGTACCCCCCGCCCACAAAGTCCTCAGGATCATACTCACCGACTTCGACGCCACCGATTCCTCCAGCGACGACGACGAACAACCACCATCGCCGCCGCCACCAGATCGCCAATTATATCCTGGTTCAATAAGAAAAGTGAAGAAACACGTAACCCAGATCTACTTCCCCGCGCCACCAAACTTGCAACGGGGTCACCCCCGGAATCCAATCCGGTCGAGGTCACTACTACCACTGCCATCTCCTGATCATATTCACGGtactgatgatgatgatgaattcCTCGATCGCAGCATTAGTCGCCGCCGCAGGGATGATCAAGAGTCGATCAGGTTCAGGGGGGTGCGTCGGAGGCCGTGGAGGCGTTGTGCTGCTGAGATCCGGGACCCCGTCCGCAGGAAGCGGGTATGGCTGGGCACTTACGACACCACCGATGAAGCCGCGAACGTCTACGACGGAGCGGCCTTCCAGTTAAAGGGACCTAACGCCGTTACCAACttccctcattattattattgttgttatgaACCACATGTCGTCGTAGAAACGGCTGTTGAGGGTGATGACGCGCACAAGTCCATGCAGCTGGAGGAGGAAGAGGCGGCGGCGGCGAGCTGCTCTCCAACGTCGGTGCTCCCTAACGAGGAGGAAGTAGTGGTGGGAACGTCgtttgattttgatgatgaggaGGAGGACGAGTATTTGAGTAGTAGTAGTAATTATTGGATGAGGGCCATGGGGGTGGACGCATTTGGGTTTGAGATTGTTCACGAGGATGATCATGTGCAGGTAAGCGCTGCGCCGGATCATCATCGAGATTGGGTGTCGTCGGAGAAGTACTTGAGGGAGGAAGACCTGCTGCTCGGAGACTTTGACCTCGATCAATTCTCATCGGTACTGGTATCTACCGGATCATGA